Proteins encoded by one window of Lathyrus oleraceus cultivar Zhongwan6 chromosome 1, CAAS_Psat_ZW6_1.0, whole genome shotgun sequence:
- the LOC127115345 gene encoding nicotianamine synthase, protein MASFQPFNFETQIPQELLISQIMQIHATISKLESLRPSKQVNTLLTHLVKLCTLPSSIDIEALPQEVKKMRESLIPICGKAEGLLELEFSSFISLTPNPMKNLTLFPYYGNYVKLANYEYKILKENGVANAKKVAFVGSGPMPLSSIILATHHMESTQFDNFDIDEKANEVASKIVDSDKALEKRMKFVTQDVMEVKERLGHYDCIFLAALVGISRCEKVKILGHIRKYMKEGGVLLVRSAKGSRAFLYPIVEEDDMVNFEVLTIFHPTDDVINSVVLLRKPNA, encoded by the coding sequence ATGGCTTCATTCCAACCCTTCAACTTTGAAACTCAAATTCCCCAAGAGCTTTTGATATCTCAAATCATGCAAATTCATGCAACAATTTCAAAGCTAGAATCTCTTAGGCCATCAAAACAAGTCAACACCCTTTTGACTCACTTGGTCAAACTTTGCACCCTCCCTTCATCCATTGACATTGAAGCCTTACCACAAGAGGTTAAGAAAATGCGTGAGAGCCTCATTCCCATTTGTGGCAAAGCTGAAGGACTTTTAGAGCTTGAATTCTCATCTTTCATTAGCCTCACACCAAATCCAATGAAAAACTTGACACTTTTCCCTTACTACGGAAACTATGTTAAGCTAGCAAACTATGAGTACAAAATCCTCAAAGAAAACGGCGTTGCGAATGCGAAAAAAGTAGCTTTCGTAGGTTCGGGTCCAATGCCACTAAGTTCAATCATATTAGCAACTCATCACATGGAATCAACGCAATTCGATAATTTTGATATCGATGAGAAGGCTAATGAGGTCGCTAGTAAGATCGTGGATTCGGATAAAGCGCTTGAGAAGAGGATGAAGTTTGTGACACAAGATGTTATGGAAGTTAAAGAGAGGTTGGGACATTATGATTGCATATTTTTGGCAGCGCTTGTTGGTATAAGTAGATGTGAAAAAGTGAAGATTTTGGGACATATAAGAAAGTATATGAAAGAAGGTGGTGTTTTGCTTGTAAGAAGTGCAAAAGGGAGTAGAGCTTTTTTGTACCCTATTGTTGAAGAAGATGATATGGTGAATTTTGAAGTGCTTACTATCTTCCATCCAACTGATGATGTGATTAACTCGGTTGTTCTTCTTCGTAAGCCTAATGCTTGA